One Gammaproteobacteria bacterium DNA segment encodes these proteins:
- a CDS encoding EVE domain-containing protein, producing the protein MAKQYWLMKSEPNEFSIDDLEARPHQTEPWDGVRNYQARNMMRDQMKKGDRIFFYHSNCDVPGITGIAEVAGKSYPDATAFDPEDHHYDPKSDPENPRWYLVDVKFVRKTKRTIPLAELKDHPELADMPLVRRGNRLSVMPVTPEQWKFILSLE; encoded by the coding sequence ATGGCCAAGCAATACTGGTTGATGAAGTCCGAGCCCAACGAGTTCAGCATCGACGACCTGGAGGCCCGGCCCCACCAGACGGAACCCTGGGACGGGGTGCGTAACTACCAGGCTCGCAACATGATGCGTGACCAGATGAAGAAGGGTGACCGCATCTTTTTTTACCATTCCAACTGCGATGTGCCGGGCATCACGGGCATCGCCGAGGTGGCCGGCAAGAGCTATCCCGACGCCACCGCCTTCGATCCAGAAGACCACCACTACGATCCCAAGAGCGACCCCGAGAACCCGCGCTGGTATCTGGTGGACGTGAAGTTCGTGCGCAAGACCAAACGCACCATCCCCCTAGCGGAGCTGAAGGATCACCCCGAACTGGCGGACATGCCCCTGGTGCGCCGGGGCAACCGCCTGTCGGTGATGCCCGTGACCCCCGAGCAGTGGAAGTTCATCCTGTCCCTGGAGTGA
- a CDS encoding SufE family protein → MNLEDLVETFDFLGDWDARYEFIAELGEKAPGLLEDEKTHDTQVHGCMSNVWIVGNRRGPEDPAMTFRVDGEAPIVRGLATLLAIMYEGRSPEEVEAFDADAMFDQLGLFDHLSPQRHVGMYAMVQRLRDIARSCEPKEVV, encoded by the coding sequence ATGAATCTTGAAGATCTGGTGGAGACTTTCGATTTCCTGGGGGACTGGGATGCCCGCTATGAATTCATCGCCGAACTGGGCGAGAAGGCGCCGGGGCTGCTCGAGGATGAGAAGACTCACGACACCCAGGTCCACGGTTGCATGAGCAACGTGTGGATCGTGGGCAATCGGCGCGGCCCGGAGGATCCTGCCATGACCTTCCGGGTGGACGGCGAGGCGCCCATCGTACGGGGTCTGGCGACCCTGCTCGCCATCATGTACGAAGGTCGCAGCCCGGAAGAAGTGGAGGCCTTCGATGCCGACGCGATGTTCGACCAGCTGGGGCTGTTCGACCACCTCAGTCCCCAACGCCACGTGGGCATGTATGCCATGGTCCAGCGGCTCAGGGACATCGCCCGCAGTTGTGAGCCCAAAGAGGTGGTCTGA
- the phaR gene encoding polyhydroxyalkanoate synthesis repressor PhaR, whose translation MTSKKPRIIKKYPNRRLYDTTDSKYVTLARIRELLLEGEQIQVFDSISEEEITRQILMQIITEQENSDSPLFSTDLLAKLIRLYQGAVPGVFHEHMEKSFDMFLQQQSLYQQQVRSALGTDDPLKAFSELTQKNLETWREMQENALRIYGLGGREKDNTEDPDPKR comes from the coding sequence ATGACGTCAAAGAAACCCAGGATCATCAAGAAGTACCCCAACCGCAGGCTCTACGACACCACGGACAGCAAATACGTCACCCTCGCCCGCATCCGCGAGCTGCTGCTGGAGGGAGAGCAGATCCAGGTCTTCGACTCCATCAGCGAGGAGGAGATCACCCGCCAGATCCTGATGCAGATCATCACCGAGCAGGAGAACAGCGATTCCCCCCTGTTCTCCACCGACCTGCTGGCAAAGCTCATCCGCCTCTACCAGGGTGCGGTACCCGGCGTATTCCATGAGCACATGGAGAAGAGCTTCGACATGTTCCTGCAGCAGCAATCCCTGTACCAGCAGCAGGTACGCAGCGCCCTGGGCACCGACGACCCCTTGAAGGCGTTCTCGGAACTCACCCAAAAGAATCTGGAAACGTGGCGGGAAATGCAGGAGAACGCCCTCAGGATTTACGGACTCGGGGGGCGGGAAAAAGACAATACGGAGGATCCGGACCCGAAAAGGTGA
- a CDS encoding phasin family protein, with translation MNKQYFDTMNDAGRQAYDFGRQLADINMRAFDRLTAAQTKAWSEAVEKGFAQARRLAEAKGYKDVVDVQMDMAQDASQSAVAQSRESVEVLTGTRDELVKAYEKGFAQAAGEVKKASPKQAA, from the coding sequence ATGAACAAGCAATACTTCGATACCATGAACGACGCGGGCCGCCAGGCCTACGATTTCGGCCGCCAACTGGCCGACATCAACATGCGCGCCTTCGACCGCCTCACGGCCGCCCAAACCAAGGCGTGGAGCGAGGCCGTGGAGAAGGGGTTCGCCCAGGCCAGGCGCCTGGCCGAGGCCAAGGGTTACAAGGACGTGGTCGACGTGCAGATGGATATGGCCCAGGACGCCTCCCAGTCCGCCGTGGCCCAGAGCCGCGAATCCGTGGAAGTCCTCACGGGCACCCGCGACGAGCTGGTGAAGGCCTACGAGAAGGGCTTCGCCCAGGCGGCCGGGGAGGTCAAGAAGGCCTCTCCCAAGCAGGCCGCGTGA
- a CDS encoding class III poly(R)-hydroxyalkanoic acid synthase subunit PhaC codes for MIPVNIRPDQATQEVMEFGRKLGEGMKHLLELDEIETGVTDKETVYREDKLRLYHFIHPDGDAPTNPVPTLIVYALVNRPYMTDIQEDRSMVRGLLHGGQDVYLIDWGYPDRADRFLTLDDYINGYLDRCVDVLRERHGVDAVNVLGICQGGTFSLCYSALHGDKVRNLITMVTPVDFHTPDNLLGHWSKHVDVDLVVDTLGNVPGELLNWTYLMLKPYRLMGQKYLQMVDQLEQSDSARNFMRMEKWIFDSPDQAGEAFRQFMKDFFQDNKLIKGQVRLGGHTVDLGDITMPVLNVYATNDHLVPPNASIPLQNFVGTSDYREIAFKGGHIGIYVSGRAMREIPPAISEWLDARS; via the coding sequence ATGATTCCAGTGAATATCAGACCCGACCAGGCAACCCAGGAGGTCATGGAATTCGGGCGCAAGCTGGGCGAGGGCATGAAGCACCTGTTGGAACTCGACGAGATCGAGACCGGGGTCACGGACAAGGAGACCGTGTACCGGGAGGACAAGCTGCGGCTCTACCATTTCATCCACCCCGATGGCGACGCCCCGACCAACCCGGTGCCCACCCTCATCGTCTACGCCCTCGTGAACCGTCCCTACATGACAGATATCCAGGAGGACCGTTCCATGGTGCGGGGCCTGTTGCACGGCGGCCAGGACGTCTATCTCATCGACTGGGGCTACCCCGACCGGGCCGACCGCTTCCTCACCCTGGACGACTACATCAACGGCTACCTGGACCGTTGCGTGGACGTGCTGCGGGAGCGCCATGGCGTCGATGCCGTCAACGTCCTGGGGATCTGCCAGGGCGGCACCTTCAGCCTGTGCTACTCGGCGCTCCACGGCGACAAGGTCAGGAACCTCATCACCATGGTCACCCCGGTGGATTTCCACACCCCGGACAACCTGCTGGGCCACTGGTCCAAGCACGTGGATGTGGACCTGGTGGTGGACACCCTGGGCAACGTCCCGGGCGAACTCCTCAACTGGACCTACCTGATGCTCAAGCCCTATCGCCTGATGGGCCAGAAGTATCTGCAGATGGTGGACCAGCTGGAGCAATCCGACTCCGCCAGAAACTTCATGCGCATGGAGAAGTGGATCTTCGACAGTCCGGACCAGGCGGGCGAGGCCTTCCGGCAGTTCATGAAGGACTTCTTCCAGGACAACAAGCTCATCAAGGGCCAGGTCAGGCTCGGCGGGCACACCGTGGACCTGGGTGACATCACCATGCCCGTGCTCAACGTCTATGCCACCAACGATCACCTGGTGCCGCCCAATGCCTCCATCCCCCTCCAGAACTTCGTCGGCACCTCCGACTACCGGGAGATCGCCTTCAAGGGCGGGCATATCGGCATCTATGTGAGTGGCCGCGCCATGCGGGAGATCCCGCCGGCCATCTCCGAATGGCTGGATGCCCGCAGTTGA
- a CDS encoding 5-formyltetrahydrofolate cyclo-ligase, whose translation MNIRQSIRREIRARRRALTPMDAKRHAHRVARRLLAHGPVRNGSHIAVYLPNDGEMSLVPLIGRLWRMHKRCYLPVLFGKRLWFYPYRRHDRLRPNRFAIPEPRVHPRRRRRLQSLDVVLTPLVAFDGAGNRLGMGGGFYDRTFAYLGRRRRWRRPIILGVAHAFQEVEALPAQPWDVPLSGIVTERELRLFPAPPPTPSS comes from the coding sequence ATGAATATCCGCCAGTCCATTCGCCGCGAGATACGCGCCCGGCGGCGTGCCCTCACGCCCATGGACGCGAAACGGCATGCCCATCGGGTGGCACGACGACTGCTGGCGCATGGCCCCGTACGCAACGGCTCCCATATCGCCGTCTACCTGCCGAACGACGGTGAGATGAGCCTGGTGCCCCTCATCGGGCGCCTGTGGCGCATGCACAAACGTTGTTACCTGCCCGTGCTCTTCGGCAAGCGACTCTGGTTCTACCCTTACCGGCGCCACGACCGCCTGCGACCCAACCGCTTCGCCATCCCGGAGCCGCGGGTCCACCCGCGCCGGCGGCGGCGCCTGCAGTCCCTGGACGTGGTGCTGACCCCTCTGGTGGCCTTCGACGGGGCGGGCAATCGCCTCGGCATGGGAGGCGGCTTCTACGATCGTACCTTCGCCTACCTCGGCCGCCGGCGACGCTGGCGGCGCCCCATCATCCTGGGAGTCGCCCACGCCTTCCAGGAGGTCGAGGCCCTGCCGGCCCAACCCTGGGACGTGCCCCTGTCAGGCATCGTGACGGAACGGGAACTGCGGCTGTTCCCGGCGCCACCGCCCACGCCATCCTCCTGA
- a CDS encoding acetyl-CoA C-acetyltransferase, which translates to MTDTVIVAGARTAIGNFNGGLSSLPASELGTIVIGEVLRRAGVAPTEVSEVVLGQVLTGGQGQNPARQAALGAGLPAEATAYGINQVCGSGLRAVALAHQAIQLGDATVMLAGGQESMSRAVHAIHLRDGTKMGDASLVDTMISDGLWCAMNQCHMGNTAENIAREWGLDRTAQDEFAAASQQKAEAAQKAGRFQEEIVPVTIKGRKGDTVVDTDEFPRAGTTAQGLAKLRPAFSPDGTVTAGNASGINDGAAAVLVMSAAEAERRGLQPLARIVSWATAGVDPAFMGTGPIPASRKALEKAGWGVDDLDLIEANEAFAAQAMAVNRDMGWDLERVNVNGGAVALGHPIGASGARALVTLLHEMRRRDARRGLATLCIGGGMGIALCVERP; encoded by the coding sequence ATGACCGATACCGTAATCGTCGCCGGTGCCCGCACCGCCATCGGCAACTTCAACGGCGGGCTGTCGTCCCTGCCCGCATCCGAGTTGGGCACCATCGTCATCGGCGAGGTGCTGAGGCGGGCCGGCGTGGCCCCCACCGAGGTCTCCGAGGTGGTCCTCGGCCAGGTGCTCACCGGCGGCCAGGGTCAGAACCCGGCCCGCCAGGCCGCCCTCGGTGCCGGCCTGCCGGCCGAGGCCACCGCCTACGGCATCAACCAGGTCTGCGGCTCCGGCCTGCGGGCCGTGGCCCTCGCCCACCAGGCCATCCAACTCGGGGACGCCACCGTGATGCTGGCCGGCGGCCAGGAGAGCATGAGCCGCGCCGTCCACGCCATCCACCTGCGCGACGGCACCAAGATGGGCGACGCCAGCCTGGTGGATACCATGATCAGCGACGGCCTGTGGTGCGCCATGAACCAGTGCCACATGGGCAACACGGCCGAGAACATCGCCCGCGAGTGGGGGCTGGACCGCACGGCCCAGGACGAGTTTGCGGCCGCCTCCCAGCAGAAGGCCGAGGCGGCCCAGAAGGCCGGTCGCTTCCAGGAGGAGATCGTGCCGGTGACCATCAAGGGCCGTAAGGGCGATACGGTGGTGGATACCGACGAGTTCCCGCGCGCCGGCACCACCGCCCAAGGACTCGCCAAGCTCCGCCCCGCCTTCTCCCCCGACGGCACGGTAACGGCGGGCAACGCCTCCGGCATCAACGACGGCGCCGCCGCGGTGCTCGTGATGTCGGCGGCGGAGGCCGAGCGCCGGGGCCTCCAGCCCCTGGCCCGCATCGTCTCCTGGGCCACCGCCGGTGTCGACCCGGCCTTCATGGGCACGGGCCCCATACCCGCCAGCCGCAAGGCCCTGGAGAAGGCGGGCTGGGGTGTGGATGACCTGGACCTCATCGAGGCCAACGAGGCCTTCGCCGCCCAGGCCATGGCGGTCAACCGGGACATGGGCTGGGACCTGGAGCGGGTGAACGTGAACGGCGGCGCCGTGGCCCTCGGGCACCCCATCGGCGCCTCGGGCGCCCGCGCCCTGGTGACCCTGCTCCACGAGATGCGTCGCCGCGACGCCCGGCGCGGCCTCGCTACCCTGTGCATCGGCGGCGGCATGGGCATCGCGCTGTGCGTGGAACGGCCCTGA
- the phaE gene encoding class III poly(R)-hydroxyalkanoic acid synthase subunit PhaE: MADDPITDWTTNWLQAQHRYWDAWQQLSKLGSPQPEPRKDPWSEALDQWWKAVSPAAPDPVQGFYNQLVEQGKQFMRTSETLRHSLMPDAAVPPNQWATAVEGSLNALRDLFAQGAQGKDKDGREALHQMFSFWELPVDTWQRCASVLCGFPGDALGAFKPGSDPGDGTEMFQEHVERFLSAPGLGYTREHQEQHQTFMRALMAYQAALQEYNEQFTKIAMNSVDRFRETLLAKGGGDDTITTLRGLYDLWVDVCEEVYAEQVFTEEYSAAHGKLVNALMAVKLQGRTMVDEAVGTLGLPTRREVDSIEKRVQQLRREIHARAPAAAPAQAPAASPSPPPRAEAPPAAARATAPKRAAVKKKAAPRKRRATTTKGASK; this comes from the coding sequence ATGGCTGACGACCCCATCACCGACTGGACCACCAACTGGCTCCAGGCCCAACACCGCTACTGGGATGCCTGGCAGCAACTGTCCAAGCTGGGAAGCCCCCAGCCCGAACCGCGCAAGGACCCCTGGAGCGAAGCTCTCGACCAATGGTGGAAGGCGGTATCCCCGGCCGCGCCCGATCCGGTGCAGGGTTTCTACAACCAACTCGTGGAACAGGGCAAGCAGTTCATGCGCACGTCAGAGACCCTGCGCCACAGCCTGATGCCGGACGCCGCTGTCCCGCCCAACCAGTGGGCCACCGCCGTGGAGGGCTCCCTGAACGCCCTGCGGGACCTGTTCGCCCAGGGTGCCCAAGGCAAGGACAAGGATGGCCGCGAGGCCTTGCACCAGATGTTCAGCTTCTGGGAACTGCCGGTTGACACCTGGCAGCGCTGCGCCTCGGTACTGTGCGGTTTCCCGGGCGACGCCCTCGGCGCCTTCAAGCCCGGCAGCGACCCCGGCGACGGCACGGAGATGTTCCAGGAGCATGTGGAGCGTTTCCTATCGGCCCCGGGCCTCGGCTACACCCGCGAGCACCAGGAGCAACACCAGACCTTCATGCGTGCCTTGATGGCCTATCAGGCGGCCTTACAGGAGTACAATGAGCAGTTCACGAAGATCGCCATGAACTCGGTGGACCGCTTCCGCGAGACCCTGTTGGCGAAGGGCGGCGGCGATGACACCATCACCACCCTGCGCGGGCTCTACGACCTGTGGGTGGATGTGTGCGAAGAGGTCTACGCCGAGCAGGTCTTCACCGAGGAGTACAGCGCCGCCCACGGCAAGCTGGTGAACGCCCTCATGGCGGTGAAGCTCCAGGGCCGCACCATGGTGGACGAGGCGGTGGGCACCCTAGGCCTGCCCACCCGCCGAGAGGTGGACAGCATCGAGAAACGCGTCCAACAACTGCGCCGGGAGATCCACGCCAGGGCCCCCGCCGCCGCGCCGGCCCAGGCCCCGGCGGCCAGCCCGTCACCACCACCCCGCGCCGAGGCACCGCCCGCCGCGGCGAGGGCGACGGCCCCCAAACGGGCCGCAGTCAAGAAGAAGGCGGCGCCCCGGAAGCGCCGCGCCACCACCACCAAGGGGGCCAGCAAATGA
- a CDS encoding YecA family protein — MSDKQTPAHAQVSAALDRVSSPVSASGCHGLMCGILSIRPAARPESWLGEVMPDADPADLLVQESSQLLQLLFDHARDVLASPEMGFTPLLPGDDEPLLQRSRALAEWCDGFLYGLGLGGYDGGADRHPEEQEFVADLHEFTKIGASQGGEADEQALVELIEYIRIGVLMISTMPAAAGGQTNTLH; from the coding sequence ATGAGCGATAAACAGACGCCGGCCCACGCCCAGGTGAGCGCCGCCCTCGATCGGGTATCTTCTCCCGTCAGTGCCTCCGGTTGCCACGGTCTCATGTGCGGGATCCTGAGCATTCGGCCTGCCGCCCGTCCCGAGTCGTGGTTGGGGGAGGTGATGCCCGATGCCGATCCGGCGGATCTCCTGGTGCAGGAAAGTAGCCAGCTCCTTCAGCTGCTGTTCGATCACGCCAGGGACGTGCTCGCCAGCCCGGAAATGGGCTTCACTCCCCTGCTTCCGGGCGACGACGAGCCCCTCCTCCAGCGCAGCCGCGCCCTCGCCGAGTGGTGCGACGGGTTCCTTTATGGCCTCGGCCTCGGTGGTTACGATGGCGGCGCGGACCGGCACCCCGAGGAGCAGGAGTTCGTCGCCGATCTCCATGAGTTCACCAAGATCGGTGCATCCCAGGGCGGCGAGGCGGATGAGCAGGCCCTGGTGGAGCTGATCGAATACATTAGAATCGGCGTATTGATGATAAGCACCATGCCGGCCGCCGCCGGCGGGCAGACGAATACCCTGCACTGA
- the bioA gene encoding adenosylmethionine--8-amino-7-oxononanoate transaminase, with protein sequence MAQQPDGYYRELVEGDRRHLWHPFTQEKTAPDPVPIVSGRGIELTDAAGNTYLDMISSWWVNIHGHAHPHIAGAIARQAATLEQVIFAGFTHPPAVALATALARLLPGDLERVFFSDDGSTAVEVALKMALQFHLNQGRPRTRFLAFEGGYHGDTVGAMSAGRSSGFFGAFESMMFRVDTLPFPHTWQGDDEVERKEEAALAALDTYLERFGDDTAAMILEPLVQGAGGMRMCRPGFVHRLAARLREAGVLVIFDEIMTGFGRTGSLFACRACDVTPDMICLSKGLTGGFLPLAVTVAREPIYQGFYADDFDKALIHGHSYTANPIGCAAALASLELTESSDTAARLAAIAAWHGEFMAAARDWPGVARARVTGTIAALDVEVAGAGYRAAVGPCLKAFFMERGFLIRPLGNVVYLMPPYCVTREQLARAYEVIGEGIARCRGA encoded by the coding sequence ATGGCGCAGCAGCCGGACGGGTACTACCGGGAATTGGTGGAAGGCGACCGCCGCCACCTCTGGCATCCCTTCACCCAGGAGAAGACGGCACCGGACCCGGTGCCCATCGTCTCCGGGCGCGGTATCGAACTCACGGATGCCGCCGGCAACACCTACCTGGACATGATCTCCTCCTGGTGGGTGAACATTCATGGTCACGCCCATCCCCACATCGCCGGGGCCATCGCCCGCCAGGCCGCGACGCTGGAACAGGTCATCTTCGCCGGCTTCACCCATCCTCCGGCGGTGGCCCTGGCAACGGCCCTGGCGCGGTTGCTGCCGGGGGATCTGGAGCGGGTCTTCTTCTCCGACGACGGCTCCACGGCGGTGGAGGTGGCCCTCAAGATGGCGCTGCAGTTTCATCTCAACCAGGGCCGGCCCCGTACCCGGTTCCTGGCCTTCGAGGGTGGCTACCACGGCGATACCGTGGGGGCCATGTCGGCGGGCCGGTCGTCGGGCTTCTTCGGGGCCTTCGAATCCATGATGTTCCGGGTGGACACCCTGCCGTTTCCCCACACCTGGCAGGGTGATGACGAGGTGGAACGTAAGGAGGAGGCCGCCCTGGCGGCCCTGGACACCTATCTGGAGCGTTTCGGCGACGACACTGCGGCCATGATCCTGGAGCCCCTGGTGCAGGGTGCGGGGGGCATGCGCATGTGCCGTCCGGGATTCGTCCATCGGCTGGCGGCGCGGCTACGGGAGGCGGGCGTGCTGGTCATCTTCGATGAGATCATGACGGGCTTCGGCCGCACCGGCAGCCTCTTCGCCTGCCGGGCCTGTGACGTGACGCCGGACATGATCTGCCTGTCCAAGGGCCTGACGGGGGGCTTCCTGCCCCTGGCGGTGACGGTGGCCCGGGAGCCCATCTATCAGGGCTTCTACGCGGATGATTTCGACAAGGCCCTGATCCACGGCCATTCCTACACCGCCAATCCCATCGGCTGTGCCGCCGCCCTGGCCTCCCTCGAACTCACCGAGTCCTCCGACACCGCCGCGCGCCTGGCGGCCATCGCCGCTTGGCATGGAGAGTTCATGGCCGCGGCCCGCGACTGGCCCGGGGTGGCGCGCGCGCGGGTGACGGGCACCATCGCGGCCCTCGACGTGGAAGTCGCGGGAGCCGGTTATCGCGCCGCGGTGGGGCCATGTCTCAAGGCCTTCTTCATGGAGCGGGGCTTCCTCATCCGCCCCCTGGGCAACGTGGTGTACCTGATGCCACCCTACTGCGTCACCCGGGAGCAGTTGGCCCGGGCCTACGAGGTCATCGGCGAGGGCATCGCCCGCTGCCGGGGGGCGTGA
- a CDS encoding TIGR02449 family protein: protein MENEDLQALEKRIELLIEKYRRLQEENHALRQQQGNLITERAALIEKSEQARSRVESMISRLKSMEL, encoded by the coding sequence ATGGAAAACGAGGACCTGCAAGCCCTCGAAAAACGCATAGAATTGCTGATCGAAAAATATCGCCGGCTGCAGGAAGAGAACCACGCATTGCGCCAGCAACAAGGCAATCTCATCACCGAGCGGGCCGCCCTCATCGAGAAATCCGAACAGGCGCGCTCACGTGTCGAATCCATGATCTCCCGTCTCAAGTCCATGGAGCTCTGA
- a CDS encoding OmpA family protein — MIATKKFNKAVMISAAAFGLAFTGQVVAEPTYLGVGKDGIPTNAYGECWEVKGGRTSPECAGIMPDGDADGDGVLDSKDRCPGTPKGVAVDAVGCPLDSDGDGVPDYKDKCPGTPRGTPVDDRGCPLDSDGDGVTDALDQCPGTPKGVKVDAVGCEQAIVLGDVNFDLDKATLTTAGKAALDNIASSLESSNFKSATVVGHTDSTGTADYNMDLSEKRAVNAMHYLIDKGVPSSKLKAEGKGESMPMADNSTKEGRAKNRRVEFKVSR, encoded by the coding sequence ATGATAGCAACAAAGAAATTCAACAAGGCGGTAATGATTTCCGCCGCGGCCTTCGGCTTGGCCTTCACCGGCCAGGTGGTCGCGGAGCCCACCTACCTCGGCGTCGGCAAGGACGGCATCCCCACCAATGCCTACGGAGAATGCTGGGAAGTGAAGGGTGGACGCACCTCCCCCGAGTGCGCTGGTATCATGCCGGACGGCGACGCGGACGGCGACGGCGTGCTGGACAGCAAGGACCGCTGCCCCGGTACCCCCAAGGGTGTGGCCGTGGACGCGGTGGGTTGCCCTCTCGATAGCGACGGCGATGGCGTACCGGACTACAAGGACAAATGCCCCGGCACCCCGCGGGGGACCCCGGTGGATGATCGCGGCTGCCCCCTGGACAGTGACGGCGACGGCGTGACCGATGCGCTGGATCAGTGCCCCGGTACCCCGAAGGGCGTGAAAGTGGACGCCGTCGGTTGTGAGCAGGCCATCGTGCTCGGCGACGTCAATTTCGACCTCGACAAGGCCACCCTGACCACCGCCGGCAAGGCGGCGCTGGACAACATTGCCAGCAGTCTCGAGTCCAGCAACTTCAAATCCGCGACGGTGGTCGGTCATACCGATAGCACCGGTACGGCGGACTACAATATGGACCTGTCCGAGAAGCGCGCGGTGAATGCCATGCACTACCTCATCGACAAGGGCGTGCCCTCCAGCAAGCTGAAGGCCGAAGGCAAGGGTGAATCCATGCCCATGGCCGACAACAGCACCAAGGAAGGGCGGGCCAAGAACCGTCGCGTGGAGTTCAAGGTCAGCCGCTGA
- a CDS encoding cell division protein ZapA, with translation MEDQPKPISVQILDKDYLVGCPEEEKAALTAAARFLDGKMREMRDSGKVIGTERIAVITALNLAHELLQNRASLDEYAATVDGGLRRLTDRIDSTLRGDNQG, from the coding sequence ATGGAAGACCAGCCGAAACCCATCAGCGTACAGATCCTGGACAAGGACTATCTCGTCGGCTGCCCGGAAGAGGAGAAAGCGGCGCTGACCGCCGCGGCCCGCTTCCTGGATGGCAAGATGCGGGAGATGCGTGACAGCGGCAAGGTCATCGGCACCGAACGCATCGCCGTCATCACCGCGCTGAACCTCGCCCACGAGTTGCTGCAGAACCGGGCGTCCCTGGACGAATACGCCGCAACGGTGGATGGCGGCCTGCGGCGTCTCACCGACCGCATTGATTCCACACTGCGGGGTGACAACCAGGGTTAA
- the phbB gene encoding acetoacetyl-CoA reductase, whose product MSKRVALVTGGIGGIGTAICRRLASEGMTVVANYLPALKEEADAWQQAEREKGFEFALASGDVADFEDSRRMVQALEAEVGAVDVLVNCAGITRDKSFRKMEPEQWRAVIETNLFSVFNVSKQVVEGMTSRGWGRIVNISSVNGQQGQFGQTNYSAAKAGVHGFTMALARETAAKGVTVNTVSPGYVETAMTADMGEEILAQIVASVPVGRMGRPDEVAACVAFLASEDAAYITGTDLSVNGGFRMG is encoded by the coding sequence ATGAGCAAGCGTGTGGCGTTGGTAACGGGAGGCATCGGGGGCATCGGCACGGCCATCTGCCGCCGGCTGGCGAGCGAGGGCATGACGGTGGTGGCCAATTATCTGCCCGCCCTGAAAGAGGAGGCCGATGCCTGGCAACAGGCGGAACGGGAGAAGGGCTTCGAGTTCGCCCTCGCCTCCGGTGACGTGGCGGACTTCGAGGACAGCCGGCGCATGGTGCAGGCGCTGGAGGCCGAGGTGGGCGCGGTGGATGTACTGGTGAACTGCGCCGGCATCACCCGCGACAAGTCCTTCCGCAAGATGGAGCCGGAGCAATGGCGGGCGGTCATCGAGACCAACCTGTTCAGCGTCTTCAACGTCAGCAAGCAGGTGGTGGAAGGCATGACCTCCCGGGGCTGGGGCCGCATCGTCAACATCTCTTCGGTCAACGGCCAGCAGGGCCAGTTCGGCCAGACCAACTACTCGGCCGCCAAGGCCGGCGTCCACGGCTTCACCATGGCCCTGGCGCGGGAGACCGCGGCCAAGGGGGTCACCGTGAACACCGTATCGCCGGGCTACGTGGAGACCGCCATGACCGCCGACATGGGCGAGGAGATCCTGGCCCAGATCGTCGCCAGCGTGCCCGTCGGCCGCATGGGCCGGCCCGACGAGGTAGCGGCCTGTGTGGCGTTCCTGGCCAGCGAGGATGCGGCCTACATCACGGGCACCGACCTGTCGGTCAACGGCGGATTCCGCATGGGTTGA